Below is a window of Stygiolobus azoricus DNA.
GAATGTGGTGAGGGTGATAGTAATTTCAGATGGGGAAAAGAAAGTAGGGATAATTTACCTATACGCCAATAACTCCGATCCTTCTCTCACTAAAGCGGTTAGAGAAAGAATAGGTAAACTTGTGGATTTCCCTCTTTTAGTTACACCTGATGATCACACGTGTACGGCGTCTTCTATAAGAGAACTTTATTTACCAGCACAATATTGCAAAGAACTATTAGATCTGGCCGAAAACCTTACGAGAGAGGCAATCTCGGACTTGAAGGAGGTAAATGTTAGCGTTAAGGAGATAGATGTAAAAGGTGTAAAAGTTTTAGGAAAAATGCTTTCGAACTTTGTAACTGCTTTGGAAGAGGTGGGAAACTACACAATAAGGACTTTTTGGATACCGCTAGTTTCCCCGTTGATGTTGTCTTTGTTGCTTATACTAATTACTAATGGCGTTATTAAACTCTAGTATTGTACTATCTACGCTTTCTTTCCACTGGTTTAACATTTTAGGAGATTGAGGGTAGTTGAGGTATAGTTGTTTTATCCTCTTCATGTAGTCAGCAACAGTCTTTAACTTGAACAGTAGAGAAGGTCTACCTAAAGCTGATATAACTCTCATAGCTTTATCCGCAGCTGACAAGTGCAAGTCCCCTTTCTCGCTTGCCTCAAGTAGGTCTTCCTCCTTTATGACTTTCCTCTTCATCCCGTAATCTATGTCCTCATCGGTGAGTTTTTGTAGGAACCTTCTGAATATATCTAAGCTGGCTTGTTTAGCTCCGTATTCGTTTATGTAGCATAAGTTCATGTTCCATAGACCGTTTGTAGTAAAGTCACCAGTCTCATATGCTGATAAGATAGTCCTTGCTGCACAGTACCCTGAGATCATTGCTGATCCCTTACCACCGCCGTGAACTGGGTTGACTGTATAAGCTGAATCGCCGACTACTATAATTCCATTCCAGACCATTGAATAGAGGGGTCTTCTCGTCGGAACGAGTGCCCCTCCTTTTACTAACAACTTATTTTTGTCCACATCAGGTGCGTAAGTGTCCAAGTACTTCTTATAATACTCGTGGATACTTCCGTATCCCATACCTCCTTGAATTCCGAGTCCCACATTCACCTTATTCTTACCCTTAGGGAAGTACCACCAATAACCTCCTGGGGAGGCTTTTTGAGTCACGTATATCCTCAAATACTCATTATCTTCTATATCATCTTTAGTTAATAAGACCTCTCTGTACGCAATATCTGTATCCCTTTCGTCTAAGTCCTCAGCTACTGGAAGAACTGGAGGTAATTTACTTCTGAAACTTCTGGAGTAACCAGTAGCCTCAACTACCACTTTAGTGTACACCGTAACTTCTTCATTAGTTCTTCTATTGTTCAATACAGCACCTACGACAGTATCATGGTCAATAATGGGTTTCACTGCTGTCGTTTGATCCCAGATCTCTACTCCTTTAGCTTCTGCTTCTCTGAGTATCCTTTGGTTATAAGCCGGTGCGTTAAGCTCGAATCCTTCCCCTTTAACAGTCCAAACGGTCTCCATATCGGGGCTGTACAATTTTATACCGCTTATTTTGTTCTCCAACTCATCCCCTCTCGGATAAGGCATACCGAGCCTATCGAAGTGGGCTTTACTTACAGCATCCCCGCAGGGTTTATCTCCTATTCTATTCCAAGGTTTACTGTCTATTAGAAGGACTTTCAGCCCGTGTCCTGCTAGGTGGTAAGCAGTACTTGCACCTGCAAAACCGCCTCCAATGATTAACACATCATACTTTAATTCCTTCAAATTATTCACGCTATTTCTCTTACTCAATTAGTAGGCTTTAAAACTATTTTCTACTTATCCTATACACTAGGATTTCTGCAGTTATCCTTAAGTAAGTTTGCACGAATGTTATTAGGCAATTGAGAAAATAATTTCTCTATTAAAACTCTGTTTTCGCTATCGCAGTAAAGGAGGACTCCATCAAACTCTTTTTTACTATTTTCCTCCACGACTTTAGCAATGTCGTCCCTTTTCCATAAGAAAAGTTCGTATCCTATGTCTATATTGTCTAACATTGGCTCCCTTATGTAATCTACGACCTTATGGAAAGGCTGTTCTGATATTACGTTAATAAACGCTTTTTTACTCCCACTTGATCTTACGTCTGCAAAGACCTTCCTGAAGGTTTTCTCTAAGTTCTCATCTTTCATTGCTACAAGGACTAATAATGCTTTCATCTATTTTTGCTCTTGTTGTAAAGTATTAGTGTTTTTCGCTGGTTTGAGGAAATACCGAGTATTTTCTAATATCTCATTTATTGTAAACGCTATAATATTATACTGTGATAGCTCAAGTAATATACCGAAAATTCGACGAGAAAATTGAGGAGATTACTAAGAAACTAAGGAAGTTAGGGGCTGAAATAATATTCACAAAGGGGGAAAAAGATGCTGTCTGGATAAACTCCTATAACGTTTGGAGTGAGGGGGATGAGTATGACGTAGAGGAAGGCTATTACGACGTTAAGATTTACGAAATGATAAAAAGAACGAGGTTCGGGGTCAGCTCTTAATTTGGCGTAAGAAGTGAGAAGAATCAGTAATGACTAAGTATCCTCTAGCTTCCGGCGGGTACTCCCTAGTGATACCACCTACGTATATAACTCTTGCCAGCTTATCTATCTCAAGCCTTTTCTGTTGTGCAATTATTATCCAATCCCAAGGACCTGCTCCTACGTTCCTCCTGAGCTGATCTACGTCACCTTGGTGACCATGTAGTATGTAGTATTTAACCGAGGAGACCTCCGCTATGTACATTGTAGTACCTATGATTTCCTCCCTATATCTAGGTTCTGCCATTATACATTTAAGTGCATGAGGATCCATATCTCCTTGAATATAGACTATCTGAGCCCAAGGGGCTATACTCCTTATAACATACAAGACGTCAATAACTCTTGGACACTCGTAGTCCCAATAACACTGAGTAGTATCCCCGTCAAGTACAATAGTCTCTGGTTCTTCTTTTTTGATTATCGAAGATAATGTACTTTCAACGTGCGGTTCTGGAAACCTTATGTTACCCATTACTAGGATCTTCAATCCTAAACCCGTTATTACTATTATGTATTTTAACTATTTTTTATTTTCTCAGAAAGGGTTAGCATTAGAATTTTATAACTCGTATTCATTATTCTTTTTGAACCAAATTGGAGACGAGGACTACGGTATTACTTTCGGTAATATTGCTTATACTTCCTATAGTACCAGCATATGTGTTAAATTATCCAGCGTTCTTGGTAGCTTCAGCAATAGGTCTCATTATAGTTCTTTATATTATGTACTCTAACCGTACTTGGAAAACACTTAAGGGAAAGGTAGTAGGGACGTACTTCTCCGGTGTATTCGCCGTAGGTGTAACGTTAGGGATATTCTTCTCAGCCTATTCAAAACCGAAACTTTTTGCGGAGACTGGTCTAATATTCATAATACCATTCATAGTCCAATTCCTCCTTTTGCTGAAAGACATATTACCATCTATGATTAGTAAGGAGTTACTTTACTTCAGCAACGGTTACGTACCTTTTCTTCTGGTACTGATAATAGGTTCGGTGATCGGAAGATTTTTGAGTTCATTTTACTCACTAATAATTTTATATTCAGGAACTTTAGTGGTAGCTATTCTAGTATTTTTATACTTTAGGAGAAGTGGGTGAAATGGAAGTAGCAATAGTAGGTGCAGGGCCTGCCGGATTATCTTTAGCTTGGTTTTTGAAAGGTACGAAATATAACGCTACTGTTTATGAAGCGTTAGACGATGTCGGAAAAAAGCCTTGTGCTTGGGGTCTTATG
It encodes the following:
- a CDS encoding digeranylgeranylglycerophospholipid reductase yields the protein MKELKYDVLIIGGGFAGASTAYHLAGHGLKVLLIDSKPWNRIGDKPCGDAVSKAHFDRLGMPYPRGDELENKISGIKLYSPDMETVWTVKGEGFELNAPAYNQRILREAEAKGVEIWDQTTAVKPIIDHDTVVGAVLNNRRTNEEVTVYTKVVVEATGYSRSFRSKLPPVLPVAEDLDERDTDIAYREVLLTKDDIEDNEYLRIYVTQKASPGGYWWYFPKGKNKVNVGLGIQGGMGYGSIHEYYKKYLDTYAPDVDKNKLLVKGGALVPTRRPLYSMVWNGIIVVGDSAYTVNPVHGGGKGSAMISGYCAARTILSAYETGDFTTNGLWNMNLCYINEYGAKQASLDIFRRFLQKLTDEDIDYGMKRKVIKEEDLLEASEKGDLHLSAADKAMRVISALGRPSLLFKLKTVADYMKRIKQLYLNYPQSPKMLNQWKESVDSTILEFNNAISN
- a CDS encoding phosphoesterase, which translates into the protein MKILVMGNIRFPEPHVESTLSSIIKKEEPETIVLDGDTTQCYWDYECPRVIDVLYVIRSIAPWAQIVYIQGDMDPHALKCIMAEPRYREEIIGTTMYIAEVSSVKYYILHGHQGDVDQLRRNVGAGPWDWIIIAQQKRLEIDKLARVIYVGGITREYPPEARGYLVITDSSHFLRQIKS
- a CDS encoding DUF5751 family protein, coding for MKALLVLVAMKDENLEKTFRKVFADVRSSGSKKAFINVISEQPFHKVVDYIREPMLDNIDIGYELFLWKRDDIAKVVEENSKKEFDGVLLYCDSENRVLIEKLFSQLPNNIRANLLKDNCRNPSV